In the Candidatus Binatia bacterium genome, CAAATCGAAATGGAGATCGCCAAGTTGCCCGAGCCTGATCGTGTTGCGTTCTTGCGCGACCTGGGCGTCGAGACCTCGGCACGCGACCGCTTCATCCGGATGGCTTACGAGCTGCTGGACCTGATTAGTTTCCTCACTGCGGGAGAGGACGAAGTGAAGGCCTGGACCATTCGTCGCGGCACCATCGCTGTGAAGGCGGCTGGCAAAATCCATAGCGACATCGAACGTGGCTTTATCCGCGCCGAGGTGGTTGCCTTCGAGGACTACGTGCAATGTGGCAGCGAGGCGAAAGCGCGCGAAGCCGGGAAACTCCGATTGGAAGGGAAGGAGTACATCGTGCGCGATGGCGACATCATTCACTTTCGCTTTAACGTTTGATTCGCCAGCGTGCGGGCGCCTTGCGGAAACGGGCACGACTACTTGCGCCGCGCGGGCTTTCCCACTGCGGTGAGGAACATCACGCTCTTGCCGGCCCCGTGTGGGGAGAAAAAGCTGGTCACGTCGTCATCGAAAAAGGTGAGCCCAGTGGCACCGATGCCCAGGGAAAACGCGGCCAAATAGATTTTGCCGCCGGCAATGCCGCCCTCGAGTTGAGCCGCACGATAGCCACGGTTCCCAAGGGTCGGAAGCACCTTGTGCAAGTCGGCCAAATGGTAAAGGTTGGCCGCGGCATCCGCAGCAAGGGCCTGTCCGAGAGCGAGCGCCCCAGCCTGGTGGCGGAATTCGCCGCGGCGGAGCAACGCGAGCCCGCTTCCGGTGGGATGGCAAAAGTATGCACCGGGATCGAGCCCAGTGACGGAGTGGACAATAGCGTATGCGTCTGTCAGTGGCCCGACAGCTTGGAAGTCGGCTGGAATTTTCGTGCGCGCGGCGCGGACTATGACGCTAAACGTTGGCAGCGGAATCGGCTCGCGCTGAAATTTTCGCGTCGACCCGCGCCTAGCAATCACTTCCTCGATCGGGTCTTTGGGGAACTCGCGTAATGCGGGGAGCGGCTCGCCTACAACGCTCGACTGCAGGGACCACTCCTTCGCCCGCAGCCGCCAGCTTTCTACCTCGGCTGTGCTGTCGAGCGTGGATGCCTGATGCATCGCGACGATTTCCGGGTATTCGACCTCTCGGCGGGAGTACGGCTCCACCGCCACCTGCAGTGCTGGCACCGGCAGCGACTCGCCCGGTGGTTTTGCCTTGGCCCCTAACCCCACGACAGCGAGGCTTACCTCTTTTCGTCCATCGACGCCGAGCAACGCGTTGATCTCCCGGTCGACGAAACCGACGAGCAACCGGTGGCGAATCCGCACGCTTGCGGCCGCGGCGA is a window encoding:
- a CDS encoding SagB/ThcOx family dehydrogenase — translated: MAALNTQTNAAWHYHRVTSHSWESLQASPHTLDWGNYPQPFKIYRDLPTVPLPREWPRSTIPALTAIFDDGTNFDPTARLDLFTLARLLYLSGGVVRWRNLGGMRIPFRTAACTGNLHHIDLYVVCATLPGLEAGVYHFGPQDFALRLLRRGDFRANVCTAAAAPPELRDAPVWLVCTSTFWRNAWKYRGRTYRHAFWDSGTILANLFAAAASVRIRHRLLVGFVDREINALLGVDGRKEVSLAVVGLGAKAKPPGESLPVPALQVAVEPYSRREVEYPEIVAMHQASTLDSTAEVESWRLRAKEWSLQSSVVGEPLPALREFPKDPIEEVIARRGSTRKFQREPIPLPTFSVIVRAARTKIPADFQAVGPLTDAYAIVHSVTGLDPGAYFCHPTGSGLALLRRGEFRHQAGALALGQALAADAAANLYHLADLHKVLPTLGNRGYRAAQLEGGIAGGKIYLAAFSLGIGATGLTFFDDDVTSFFSPHGAGKSVMFLTAVGKPARRK